Part of the Spinacia oleracea cultivar Varoflay chromosome 5, BTI_SOV_V1, whole genome shotgun sequence genome, CAAGGAAATGGAAAATCTCCTCTCACTTTCACGTGGACCAACTGAATATGTAACATCTTTTAGTGGTTATGTTGTAAATGGATACAGATTTCGTACACAAAACCGTGATAAGAATTTGAGAACACAAAATAGTGGCGTGGTTGTCTTAGGAAATACGGGTGATGGAGATGAGAACATGGATTATTATGGAGTTGTAACAGAAATTGTAGAGATACAATATCTCGGAGGAAACCGGATTGTGCTATTTCGGTGTAACTGGTGGGATGTATTTGATAAGGTAAGAGGAATCAAAGAAGATGAATATGGAACCATTAGTATTAATTGCAATAGGCAATTAAAAACTGATGAACCATTTATCTTAGCTAGTCAGGCAAGACAAGCTTTTTATGCCACTGATAACATTAACAAAGGTTGGGTTATTGCATCCAAGACTCAACCGCGCAACTTGTTAGATGATGACAGTGATGTTGATGAGCAAAGTGAAGCATACCAACAGAGTGAATTTGATAGACCAACATATGTTGCATCTTCCTCTACAAGTGCAAGCAGTGAAATCTGTAGAAGTCGGGCTGGCATAGATCCCATTATTGTGGAAGATATTTCAATCAAAAGTGGAGAAAAACAAGCTCCTGTGAAGAGGAGAAGAGAGGAATGATTCGTTACCTGTTGCAGTTGGTATTATTGTGGTGGTTTAGTTATGTgtcaattttagttttttttgggGGGAGTTTAGGTTTATAAAAGATTTATTGGTCAATTTTCTATTTGCTTTTGCTTTCCAAAATCTTGACCACCTGACTATTCGTTCCGTAATTGTATTTGTTGTGGTTTTATTGGATTTTTTGTTTGACGTTTTGGTTTTACGAGCTGTTTTTCCAACTAAAAAGTGGATTGGTTGAATAAGAATGCTCACTGTAGTTGCGACTTGCTGGAATTAGGTTTTTATGAGTTTGATTGATAATTTATTTGTGAGAAATTGGTTTGATTTTTGAGTTGAATATATTGGACTGTTTTAGTCAATGCTGAGTTCATTCTTGCGATTTGCATTTGTACAGATTTCTCTTATACGCTTTGACATGATTTCTGTACAAAGATATATATGCCTTAGATTCAGTCTTGGTCTTGGTTTCTGGCATATGGTATGACTGATTGCTACAGGCCTGCTATCATTGTTCAGGCCAGTACGCTGTTGTGTAGGGCAGTTGCTGTGCAACAGTTCTGCTGTTTGCTCTGCTGCAGTGCTGCTGTAATCTGCTGCAGTGCTGCTGTACTCTGCTGCAATGCTACTTTCCTCTGCATTTATGTTTGTATTCAGTTTTGTTTGTGTTGTCTTATTCCTGGTTTTCTCCCTGGATCTGGTGTTTAGGTGCAGTCAGTCTGTTGGCTTGTTCTGGAATGCAGGTTGTTTTGTTGGCAGGGTCGTTGTTGTTGTCTACTTCAGCCTGGTTGCTTAGTTCAGCTAGTGTTTCTGCTGAGTGTGGTTTGTTTGCTGCTGGCTAGTGCTCTAGTTCCTGGTTCAGCGTGTGTTGATATGCTTATGGTCAATTTTTGTGTCATGTTGCTGTTGCGTTATTGTTGTTTGCTGCTAGGGTTGCTGGTTGTGTTTGGTTGTGCTCccaattgaataacaaaaaagaaagtaaaaataaaaagaaaatcataacATGAATATCTGACAACGATTTTTGCAAAGAGATTGTTTGCACTCAGTTTAAGCAGAATGGAACAGTAGACAAGTGTTAGCATTATAAACCAAAATGAACTTGTTAAGAGTCTAAGTTTCATAAACTTACCCAGGCTGCCCACAGTTGTTGCACACAGAAGCATTTGGACATTCTCTAGCAAAATGCCCAGGCCGCTTGCAGTTCTTACATAGGTAATTTTGCCTGGAAGAGAAATTTACAATCAAAGCAAAGCAGTAGTTAGTAACAGATGAACGAAGTTCGAAGAACTGAATTTTGTTTTGCATTTTGCACCGGACCGATTGGCTATTGAACGAAGAACTGAATTCTGTTTTGCATTTTGTCTGTGTATTCAGTATCATTCAAAGTTGCATTTTGTCTGTCTATTCAGTAGAGGATGTTCTTATCAGAAGCTTTATTGTTCCATGTAATTACAGTATAGAAGCCTCATTTTCTCGTAAGTTGCACATCAGCAGTATGCATCGAAGATTAGAAGGTTAAGCATGATCCGATTCTGTGATGACTATTGTGTTGTGCCAGCTGAGTGTAAAGTGTTAGGGTTCAGTCGTCAGCTAGCACATTTAATGTCTGACATTCTGGTTTTGCTTAGTGTCTgctttgatttgttgttgtttttctgGTTGTACAAATTAGATtttgaccaaagttgactttgGTTAACTTTGatggttttgttagttttttattttcaattttgtggGTTTTAGTTATTTGGTTGTATAGTATGACTTGACTTTGACCAATGAACAATGCAGGAGAAAATGGTTCTTCCCAATGGGTCTGCACAACAATCTTCTATGGTAAGATCTAAACGCGAGTACGTACCACCTCTTATGCTGGCAAGGGGTCGTGGTAAGAGGTTAGCTGATTTgtattcttcaaaaacaaatgCTGAAACCAATGCCTCCATTGGAAAGGAGAGTAACCTCCCTAGTCATCCTGCTAACAATTTTTTACCATCAAAGAAACGCCATCTTGCTCATTCTCAAGCTCGCACTGATTCTGTCATATTAAACAAAAATGATATATCTTTTGTTGATCCCTTAATGGTTTCCAGTCTTCGTTGTTATGGTCCTAATGCAGAAAGTCATTATTTAGATGAAGATATACAATTCGAAAGAGACTTTGTAGAATATGCTTCTGATGAGAACGAGGCTGAGAACGAGGTTGAGAACGAGGCTGAGAATGAGGTTGCCAATGATAATGAACATGGTGATGAGTTTGATACGAGAATTCATGAGGATGTCAATGATAATGATCATGGTGATGAACCTCGTGAGAACATTCATGACAATGTCAATGATAATGAAATGGAGATATCTCCGACCAACACTATTCAAGAGGATGCAAATGGTAATAATTTAACATCCGATTTATGCCTTTgaattattcttttttttatgttaatcattttatgtttttaaattgtttgGTTGAAGGTGGTGGTCAATCTACTACAAAGAAGAAAGCTGTTAATGAAAAAAGGAGGGGAAGAAACAAGTGTAAAAAGATTGCTAAACTGAAACCTAATGAGAAGCTGCAAATTCAATTCTTTAACAATCGGGCAGTAGGGGATAATCACAATGTGTTTGCCAGACATCTTGGTATTATAGTACGAAATACTAACATGTGTCCGGTCAAAGTGCACAAATGGGCAGATATTGgagacaaagaaaaagaacacatGTGGGCAGCAGTCACGGTAACATGATTTTTATGGATTTGGTTATGTTATTGGGGTTTCCATTTTTAGTCTGACATTTCActctttgatttgtttttcttttacttGATTCCAGGATTCCTTTACTAATGAAAATATGGAGGCCTACAAGGAGCATGTTTTGGACCATATGAAGGAGTTGTGGAGAAAATGGAGGTCAGACTTGTTAAggtataaaatcattcataagaAACTCACCTTAAAAGCTGCATACAACGCTTCTCCACCTGATGGGCT contains:
- the LOC110781677 gene encoding uncharacterized protein, which gives rise to MPLNYSFFYVNHFMFLNCLVEGGGQSTTKKKAVNEKRRGRNKCKKIAKLKPNEKLQIQFFNNRAVGDNHNVFARHLGIIVRNTNMCPVKVHKWADIGDKEKEHMWAAVTDSFTNENMEAYKEHVLDHMKELWRKWRSDLLRYKIIHKKLTLKAAYNASPPDGLNKSEWQWLIKEIFSKQEFKVKSLNYNPFSFIMCSEI